A single window of Vigna radiata var. radiata cultivar VC1973A chromosome 4, Vradiata_ver6, whole genome shotgun sequence DNA harbors:
- the LOC106758454 gene encoding mini zinc finger protein 2-like — protein sequence MSIREQSREFEGSERMMRRVILRRQPPRRCPTNNTVTIVRNVQHGECQRNHAINVGGFAVDGCMEFFPSGVEGTAGAMICGACGCHKNFHRREIHINVTCHCNSNSG from the exons ATGTCTATCAGAGAACAAA GTAGGGAATTTGAAGGATCGGAGAGGATGATGAGGAGAGTGATTCTGAGAAGACAGCCCCCGCGACGATGCCCGACCAACAACACGGTGACGATCGTGAGGAATGTGCAACATGGGGAGTGTCAGAGGAATCACGCGATCAATGTCGGAGGATTTGCTGTGGATGGTTGCATGGAGTTCTTTCCGAGTGGAGTAGAAGGAACTGCTGGGGCTATGATTTGTGGTGCATGTGGTTGCCACAAGAATTTCCATCGGAGGGAGATACATATAAATGTTACTTGTCACTGCAATTCTAACAGTGGATAG
- the LOC106758104 gene encoding zinc-finger homeodomain protein 9 → MDITPTTTINNTTPSATTKSPEHDTETPTRINTPTATKALSFSNGVLKRHHHHHHHPMPAAVTYKECLKNHAANLGGHALDGCGEFMPSPTATAADPSSIKCAACGCHRNFHRREPDEPPIPSTTHVIEYQPHHRHHPPPPFQAPGANRSPNSASPPPISSSYYPSAPHMLLALSAGLAAPPESTAAPSTALTRKRFRTKFSQEQKEKMHKFAEKVGWKMQKRDEDLIHEFCNEVGVDRSVLKVWMHNNKNTLAKKDNNVNITSNDNINDNDANGGVKGFEDPNSNIGGGGGAEDRGEDPSHNHFGGVNVGANGSSSTS, encoded by the coding sequence ATGGACATAACCCCAACAACAACCATAAACAACACCACTCCCAGTGCAACAACAAAATCCCCAGAACATGACACCGAAACACCCACCAGGATCAACACCCCCACCGCCACCAAAGCTTTGTCTTTCTCCAACGGGGTCCTCAAGCgacaccatcaccaccaccaccaccccaTGCCCGCCGCCGTCACCTACAAAGAATGCCTCAAAAACCACGCCGCCAACTTGGGTGGCCACGCTTTAGATGGATGCGGCGAGTTCATGCCGTCCCCCACAGCCACTGCCGCCGACCCCAGCTCCATTAAATGCGCAGCATGCGGCTGCCACCGCAACTTCCACCGCCGCGAGCCGGATGAGCCGCCCATCCCATCCACCACGCATGTGATCGAGTACCAGCCGCACCATCGCCACCACCCCCCTCCTCCGTTCCAGGCACCGGGGGCGAATCGAAGTCCGAATTCCGCATCCCCGCCGCCGATCTCCTCCTCTTACTACCCCTCCGCCCCGCACATGCTCCTTGCCCTCTCTGCCGGGCTCGCCGCTCCTCCGGAGAGCACGGCCGCACCCTCCACTGCTCTCACCAGAAAGCGCTTTAGAACCAAGTTCAGCCAGGAGCAGAAGGAGAAGATGCACAAGTTCGCTGAGAAAGTAGGATGGAAGATGCAGAAGAGAGACGAAGATTTGATTCACGAGTTTTGCAACGAGGTTGGCGTGGATAGAAGCGTTCTCAAGGTTTGGAtgcacaacaacaaaaacacctTGGccaaaaaagataataatgttaatattactagcaatgataatattaatgataatgatGCAAATGGGGGTGTCAAGGGTTTTGAAGACCCTAATAGCAACatcggtggtggtggtggtgctgaAGATCGCGGTGAGGATCCGAGTCACAATCACTTTGGTGGGGTGAACGTTGGTGCTAATGGgtcttcttctacttcttgA